In Sporosarcina sp. PTS2304, a genomic segment contains:
- a CDS encoding nuclease-related domain-containing protein, translating to MIYKTRALPKLIIGQHALLKRLPMTHEKYEKIHSDFYNGKAGFGGEKEFDYYLREFIPPYPHAILHDLYLKQDQSYFQMDSILITPSVIILFEIKNIAGKLHIKQNPTQFIRESATGQRTVLKSPLAELERKKHFFTRWLQQRNIEIPLMEYVVFAYRNELTIENLAASNIAFSYEIPNKLRILNMQPDFLTPEQIHRLANELKNAHREYEPFPLTEKYDLTTKELTSGIACPNCNRLSMRWQSRKWRCLTCNHQDPIAHLAALQDWYCIEGAQLTNRQFRHFSNTPSRHIVKRLLANPFTQLSGKKRYAVYHLSPELLNNPTNLSL from the coding sequence ATGATCTACAAAACGCGCGCGCTACCCAAATTAATTATCGGCCAACACGCTCTATTAAAACGACTGCCAATGACCCACGAAAAGTATGAAAAAATCCACTCGGACTTCTACAACGGAAAAGCGGGATTCGGAGGGGAGAAAGAATTTGATTACTATCTGCGCGAATTCATCCCACCCTACCCACACGCCATACTCCACGACCTTTACCTAAAACAAGACCAATCATACTTTCAAATGGACTCTATTTTAATCACACCGAGCGTCATCATCCTATTCGAAATCAAAAACATCGCCGGCAAACTTCACATCAAACAAAACCCCACACAATTTATACGCGAATCCGCAACTGGACAACGAACTGTTCTCAAAAGTCCACTTGCTGAATTAGAACGTAAAAAACACTTCTTCACGCGTTGGTTACAACAAAGAAATATTGAAATTCCGCTCATGGAGTATGTCGTATTTGCCTATAGAAATGAACTAACGATTGAAAACCTCGCTGCCAGCAACATCGCATTTTCCTATGAAATCCCAAACAAACTCCGCATACTAAACATGCAGCCTGACTTTCTAACCCCTGAACAAATTCATCGACTAGCCAACGAGCTCAAAAATGCCCATCGTGAATACGAACCTTTTCCGCTCACAGAAAAATATGATCTCACCACAAAAGAACTGACATCCGGCATAGCCTGTCCAAACTGCAATCGCTTAAGCATGCGCTGGCAATCTAGAAAATGGCGATGCCTAACCTGTAACCATCAAGACCCCATTGCGCATTTAGCCGCCCTGCAAGACTGGTACTGCATCGAAGGCGCCCAACTCACCAACCGCCAATTCCGACACTTCAGCAACACACCCTCTCGCCACATCGTCAAGCGCCTCCTAGCCAATCCATTCACCCAACTATCAGGCAAAAAAAGATACGCAGTCTACCATCTCTCCCCAGAACTCCTCAACAATCCAACCAACCTCTCACTCTAA
- a CDS encoding single-stranded DNA-binding protein: MNQVALVGRITKDLTLKEHTSGRVNATFVLAINRSFKNANGEVATDFVLCSVWGRTAENLVRHCGKGSLVGVSGSIHTRNYEREDRSKVYITEVVCDEIRFLSSKSARSKHSENTAPSSTESKQFEEVKPTEQALPIF, encoded by the coding sequence GTGAACCAAGTGGCTTTAGTTGGGCGCATCACCAAAGATCTTACGCTTAAAGAACATACCTCAGGACGAGTGAACGCCACATTCGTCCTCGCAATCAACCGCAGCTTCAAAAATGCAAATGGTGAAGTCGCTACTGATTTTGTTTTATGTTCAGTCTGGGGAAGAACTGCTGAAAATCTCGTGCGTCATTGCGGTAAAGGATCGCTCGTAGGAGTTAGCGGCAGTATTCACACACGCAACTATGAACGAGAAGATCGGTCGAAAGTGTATATCACAGAAGTAGTATGCGATGAAATCCGTTTTCTGTCCTCGAAATCAGCCCGATCCAAGCACTCCGAAAACACAGCGCCTTCATCTACAGAGTCCAAACAGTTTGAAGAAGTAAAGCCAACAGAACAAGCTCTTCCAATTTTCTAA
- a CDS encoding S41 family peptidase → MKRTLLATATVIVWLCLAPTTSAATLDEVKEIVEIYYYGQQPTNIRQATTLSEIINQLDEYSVYLTPAEYNDYLNQYARADSATQVATLAAPMNTDNVQSHMLYGNVGYLKIKTFSAHLLEDVNTHWARLKSQGAEKLMLDLRFNGGGYVESAEQLLGFFPKAKMAYSLKTRLGTEHAKAVPAKNTFPADTYVLVNRYSASASEIVAVSLKDQEAAVVVGETTKGKGSVQSLFELENGGALKLTTGHYTGPKGTPVQHKGVKPTIYMKPGTEQTGMHKRLVMADLVAKNYKFIEGPTDVPQRKTFNIEFTQAMNFGPAEKFNKMELIKFGSVSIRTSKKQVGAKTMTIQPATPMQLGGEYMLIVHPGIQGTNGKNVIQGTYTPYTVQKAVK, encoded by the coding sequence ATGAAACGAACACTACTAGCTACAGCGACCGTCATCGTCTGGCTTTGCCTGGCACCAACAACCTCAGCCGCCACGCTAGATGAAGTGAAAGAAATTGTCGAAATTTATTATTACGGACAACAGCCAACGAATATCCGACAGGCAACGACGCTTAGTGAAATCATTAATCAGCTAGACGAATACTCCGTCTACTTAACGCCTGCTGAGTACAATGATTACTTAAACCAATACGCACGTGCGGATTCGGCTACACAAGTCGCCACGCTCGCTGCACCTATGAATACAGACAATGTACAATCCCATATGCTATACGGCAACGTCGGTTATTTGAAAATCAAAACGTTCTCCGCGCATCTATTAGAAGACGTCAACACACACTGGGCACGCCTGAAAAGTCAGGGTGCTGAAAAATTGATGCTCGACTTGCGTTTCAACGGAGGTGGGTATGTTGAGAGTGCCGAACAATTACTCGGCTTTTTCCCGAAAGCGAAAATGGCCTATAGCTTAAAAACGCGCCTAGGTACAGAACATGCTAAGGCGGTACCGGCGAAAAACACATTCCCGGCTGACACATACGTTCTCGTCAATCGCTACTCTGCTTCCGCGTCAGAAATCGTGGCGGTCAGTTTGAAAGATCAGGAAGCGGCAGTCGTAGTAGGGGAGACGACGAAAGGAAAAGGTAGCGTTCAATCACTATTCGAACTTGAAAATGGCGGAGCGTTGAAATTGACGACTGGTCATTACACAGGACCTAAAGGAACGCCCGTGCAACATAAAGGAGTCAAGCCGACGATCTACATGAAGCCCGGTACAGAACAGACCGGCATGCATAAGCGGCTCGTCATGGCGGACTTAGTGGCGAAAAACTATAAATTTATTGAGGGGCCGACAGATGTTCCGCAGCGTAAGACATTTAACATTGAATTTACGCAGGCGATGAACTTTGGTCCGGCTGAAAAGTTCAATAAGATGGAACTTATCAAATTCGGCAGCGTCTCTATACGTACAAGCAAAAAGCAAGTGGGGGCGAAAACGATGACGATCCAGCCAGCGACTCCGATGCAGCTGGGCGGGGAGTATATGCTCATCGTCCACCCGGGAATTCAAGGGACGAACGGCAAAAACGTCATTCAAGGCACGTACACACCGTACACTGTGCAAAAGGCAGTGAAATAA
- a CDS encoding helix-turn-helix domain-containing protein: MSFGSQLREFREEYLHITQKQMAQDLGVNPGTISRYESDEREFPIEQLKVVKELYRIPDEMFLAILLERPLKTVRSGNGLRTLDSTSDYANRSADSVVEEQYMRDIMAIAERMAPENRALFFTGLQSFIQLYKNQLDN, encoded by the coding sequence ATGAGTTTTGGTTCGCAATTGCGTGAGTTTCGCGAGGAGTATTTGCATATTACACAAAAACAGATGGCGCAAGATTTGGGTGTAAATCCAGGAACCATCTCACGGTATGAATCAGATGAACGAGAGTTCCCAATTGAACAGCTTAAAGTCGTGAAGGAACTTTATCGTATTCCGGATGAGATGTTCTTGGCTATTCTTTTGGAGCGTCCGTTGAAAACAGTACGATCAGGGAACGGTTTGCGAACGCTGGATAGTACAAGCGATTATGCGAATCGTTCAGCAGACTCTGTGGTGGAAGAACAGTACATGCGTGACATAATGGCAATTGCAGAACGAATGGCACCGGAAAACCGTGCGTTATTTTTTACCGGCTTACAAAGTTTTATTCAACTGTACAAAAACCAATTAGACAACTAA
- a CDS encoding S-layer homology domain-containing protein: MKLTQTNKLFISATALTIAATVSIPPPIQAAGATTFKDVPADHYAYEAITYMAKHKIINGYADNTYRLNKPVTRAQAAKMIALAIGAKPSHAYRMNFTDVTMENGAYEYIRALTEKGLFANKEKFKPNAPLTRGQMAKLLVLGYNIITDDNDFIRFADVEKSNGSYEYIITIAELNITTTRPGAQFKPNHPVTRAQMAAFLYRTMEFDDKRKEGQIVYDKNKKAYVDKKQVSPPTTEPPKPTPEPPKPTPEPPKPTPEQPSLAAQTIIAINAKRKAAKVSQLQADPALNRIAAAKAEDLAKRGELTHISPTYGTTAEMLKKFDYNYIEFGENIGMGFDDAKEITDAWAAQSGNEQNVLCTVFTHIGAGTATDKEGTIYWVSLYSKK, from the coding sequence ATGAAACTCACCCAAACTAACAAACTATTCATCAGCGCAACCGCACTCACAATCGCAGCGACCGTATCCATTCCGCCCCCGATTCAAGCGGCCGGAGCGACTACGTTCAAAGACGTGCCCGCTGATCACTATGCATACGAAGCCATCACGTACATGGCGAAACATAAAATTATCAATGGTTATGCTGACAATACATACCGTCTGAATAAACCGGTCACTCGCGCCCAGGCAGCTAAAATGATAGCGCTCGCGATTGGGGCGAAGCCGAGTCATGCTTATCGTATGAACTTCACCGACGTCACGATGGAAAACGGGGCGTACGAATATATTCGCGCGCTTACGGAGAAAGGCTTATTTGCTAATAAAGAAAAGTTCAAGCCGAACGCTCCGTTGACACGCGGGCAAATGGCGAAACTACTAGTCCTTGGCTACAACATTATTACCGATGACAATGATTTCATTCGTTTCGCGGACGTAGAAAAATCCAACGGCTCCTACGAATACATCATTACGATCGCTGAACTGAACATTACGACTACACGCCCGGGCGCACAGTTCAAACCGAATCATCCGGTCACCCGTGCGCAAATGGCCGCTTTCTTATACCGGACGATGGAATTTGACGACAAACGCAAAGAAGGACAAATCGTCTACGACAAAAACAAGAAAGCTTATGTAGATAAAAAACAAGTTTCACCGCCAACAACCGAACCACCAAAGCCGACACCCGAACCACCCAAGCCAACACCAGAACCACCAAAGCCAACACCCGAACAACCGTCACTAGCGGCACAAACGATTATCGCCATTAATGCGAAACGGAAAGCAGCAAAAGTGTCGCAGTTGCAAGCCGATCCAGCTCTTAACCGAATTGCTGCAGCAAAAGCAGAAGACCTAGCGAAGCGGGGGGAACTGACGCATATTTCCCCGACGTACGGAACCACAGCAGAAATGCTCAAGAAATTCGACTACAACTATATCGAATTTGGTGAAAATATCGGGATGGGTTTTGACGACGCAAAGGAAATTACTGATGCGTGGGCAGCGCAGTCAGGCAATGAACAAAATGTGTTATGTACGGTATTTACGCATATTGGAGCGGGGACAGCGACTGATAAAGAAGGAACTATTTACTGGGTCAGTCTATATTCGAAAAAATAA
- a CDS encoding transcriptional regulator yields MLLIQRIKPFFTRKEEFNLRLVFAYQYFSIKRDDEVFQFIPAEGKEIIINTKSLQIENLAEVFVFQRGHRFIKIPLFQLLLVSDLHLHLSTILEGAMELEGHLQEENMREADGLVEQLERDNWERMVDYALETKNRLLFKELTEGLRLI; encoded by the coding sequence ATGCTGCTCATACAGCGGATCAAGCCATTTTTTACTAGGAAAGAAGAATTCAACTTACGTCTTGTATTCGCCTATCAATATTTTTCGATCAAACGAGACGACGAAGTATTTCAGTTCATCCCGGCCGAAGGAAAAGAAATAATCATCAATACAAAAAGTCTGCAGATTGAAAACTTAGCAGAGGTATTCGTTTTTCAACGTGGGCATCGGTTCATTAAGATCCCACTATTTCAATTGTTGCTAGTTTCCGATTTACATTTGCATTTGTCGACTATACTCGAAGGAGCGATGGAATTGGAAGGCCATCTACAGGAAGAGAATATGCGGGAAGCAGACGGATTAGTGGAGCAGTTGGAGCGAGATAATTGGGAACGAATGGTAGATTACGCACTCGAAACGAAAAACCGACTCTTGTTTAAGGAGTTGACGGAAGGACTGCGGCTAATTTGA
- a CDS encoding DEAD/DEAH box helicase: MTESNILQLALHLTLKEGSDGGFLVSATVAGEKRAIDADMLVSYLFYSDEQTLYGMLVPHRDNWLEVTVDELLRLFSTSSHPYVHYAGATAEDEDILTGIREAATLWQDPALFSYIQANEDGLSFAVQETDLSERAGRYISLAVRGQLATLGVSMADFPVLLPHFQQYGWPHSETTKFPFRIALRLTEPAIDETDWLLETVLISERGAQWTPAIRKVNSSIEEALPAKRKPYAQDIAERQAEMIGIFRSVELPEKDQFVHMLLNDAQVRIFIQEDLPLCQAFDYPVILPAWLKTVTETKLKIRTSAGMQSYRSSASLDQVLSFDWQFSLAGEQIDREQFQRMVDENREYIRAGDEWFHLDPAWLKRIRELMEQVDDGEWTVKDLLFHEVPEEIAPILEEEEEEDPLLAFSMQQSLRQVMTMLQEKKGLPAVPVPTELQAELRPYQQEGFEWLHFMRDNQFGACLADDMGLGKTVQLITYLLYVHNVPETDTPSLIICPTSVMGNWQKELERFAPSLRVHVHYGTNRAREEQFEEIHRQADIVLTTYGTATQDGEMLSAYTFASVTIDEAQNIKNLQTKQSRAIRKLRGIHHIALTGTPIENRLSELWAIFDFIHKGYLGSFRKFSEEFIVPIERDDLEAEKRKLRSRIQPFMMRRTKNDPALRLNLPEKLEQNEYVPLTTEQAALYESFVAETKFKLETLTGFERKGLILKMLSRLKQLCNHPALFLKEPPAPAAELMKRSNKTARIVSMAAEIASNGEQCLIFTQYIGMGQMLRQCLSELHGIDVPFLTGSMPKGQRDALVEAFQNGEFPIFILSLKAGGTGLNLTQANHVLHADRWWNPAVENQATDRAYRIGQTKFVHVHKFVTVGTIEEKIDEMLVEKAALSADLIHSSQWLTELNDRELDELLSFT, encoded by the coding sequence ATGACTGAGTCGAACATTTTGCAACTCGCACTACATTTGACATTAAAGGAAGGATCAGATGGCGGTTTTCTCGTTTCCGCCACTGTCGCAGGAGAAAAAAGAGCTATTGACGCAGATATGCTCGTGTCGTATTTGTTTTATTCTGATGAACAGACGCTCTATGGCATGCTCGTACCGCATCGGGACAATTGGCTGGAAGTGACGGTCGATGAACTGTTGCGATTATTTTCCACTTCCAGCCACCCGTACGTCCACTACGCAGGAGCTACTGCTGAAGACGAAGACATTTTGACTGGAATTCGTGAAGCCGCCACGCTTTGGCAAGATCCAGCGCTATTCTCTTATATTCAGGCTAATGAGGACGGATTGTCTTTTGCTGTTCAGGAAACAGATTTATCTGAGCGAGCAGGGCGTTACATATCGCTTGCGGTGCGTGGACAACTAGCCACTCTTGGCGTGTCGATGGCGGATTTCCCTGTGTTGCTCCCCCACTTCCAGCAATATGGCTGGCCGCATAGCGAAACGACGAAATTCCCGTTCCGCATCGCTCTCCGTTTAACAGAACCTGCTATAGACGAGACCGACTGGTTGCTCGAAACGGTACTGATTAGTGAGCGTGGTGCGCAGTGGACGCCTGCCATTCGTAAAGTGAATAGTTCGATTGAAGAAGCTCTACCTGCTAAGCGAAAACCATATGCACAAGATATTGCCGAACGACAAGCTGAGATGATCGGGATTTTCCGTTCTGTTGAGTTACCTGAAAAAGATCAATTCGTCCACATGTTACTTAACGATGCGCAAGTGCGAATTTTCATTCAGGAAGATTTACCGCTTTGTCAGGCATTCGATTACCCTGTCATCTTACCTGCTTGGCTTAAGACGGTGACGGAGACGAAGTTGAAAATCCGTACGTCAGCCGGTATGCAATCGTACCGTTCCTCCGCCAGTCTCGATCAAGTGCTGTCGTTCGACTGGCAGTTTTCGCTTGCCGGCGAGCAAATCGATCGGGAGCAATTTCAACGGATGGTCGATGAAAATCGTGAATATATCCGTGCAGGTGACGAATGGTTTCATTTAGATCCCGCTTGGCTCAAGAGGATTCGTGAGTTAATGGAACAAGTCGATGACGGGGAATGGACAGTGAAAGATTTACTCTTCCATGAAGTGCCTGAAGAAATTGCGCCAATCCTCGAAGAAGAGGAAGAGGAGGATCCTTTGTTGGCTTTCTCTATGCAGCAATCATTGCGACAAGTGATGACGATGTTACAGGAGAAAAAAGGGTTGCCTGCTGTTCCGGTACCGACGGAGCTACAGGCAGAGTTACGTCCGTATCAGCAAGAAGGCTTCGAATGGCTTCATTTCATGCGGGACAACCAATTCGGGGCTTGCCTCGCAGATGATATGGGACTCGGAAAGACAGTTCAGCTCATTACGTATTTACTTTATGTGCATAATGTACCGGAAACTGATACTCCTTCGCTGATCATTTGCCCGACAAGCGTTATGGGTAATTGGCAGAAGGAGCTCGAACGGTTCGCTCCATCGTTACGCGTCCATGTGCATTACGGGACTAATCGTGCCCGCGAAGAGCAATTTGAGGAGATTCACCGTCAAGCAGACATTGTGCTAACAACGTACGGCACCGCCACGCAAGACGGGGAAATGCTGTCTGCTTATACATTCGCCAGCGTCACAATCGATGAAGCGCAAAACATCAAAAATTTGCAGACGAAGCAGTCGCGCGCTATTCGTAAGCTTCGCGGGATTCACCATATCGCGTTAACGGGTACGCCAATTGAGAACAGATTGTCGGAGCTTTGGGCTATTTTTGATTTTATCCATAAAGGCTATTTGGGCAGTTTTCGCAAGTTTAGCGAAGAGTTTATCGTGCCGATCGAACGGGATGATTTGGAAGCGGAGAAGCGCAAATTACGCTCTCGTATCCAACCTTTCATGATGCGACGGACGAAAAACGATCCTGCCTTACGTTTAAATTTACCGGAGAAGCTGGAGCAAAATGAGTATGTGCCGCTGACGACTGAACAGGCGGCGCTTTATGAAAGTTTTGTTGCGGAGACGAAGTTCAAGCTGGAAACACTTACCGGCTTTGAACGGAAAGGCTTAATTTTAAAGATGTTGAGCCGGTTGAAGCAATTATGTAATCACCCTGCCCTATTCTTAAAAGAACCACCCGCGCCCGCTGCGGAGTTAATGAAACGTTCGAATAAAACAGCGAGAATCGTCTCTATGGCAGCGGAAATCGCATCGAATGGCGAGCAGTGTTTGATTTTCACGCAGTATATCGGTATGGGGCAAATGCTGCGCCAGTGCTTGTCGGAGTTGCACGGAATTGATGTGCCGTTCTTGACGGGCAGCATGCCGAAGGGGCAGCGTGATGCGTTAGTAGAGGCTTTTCAAAACGGGGAATTCCCTATTTTCATCCTGTCATTAAAAGCAGGAGGTACGGGATTGAATCTAACTCAAGCAAACCATGTATTACACGCGGATCGCTGGTGGAATCCGGCTGTGGAAAATCAGGCAACGGACCGCGCGTATCGAATCGGGCAGACGAAATTTGTACATGTGCATAAGTTTGTTACTGTCGGTACGATTGAAGAAAAGATTGATGAAATGCTCGTAGAGAAAGCTGCGTTATCCGCTGATTTGATTCATTCGAGTCAATGGCTAACTGAGTTGAATGATCGGGAGTTGGATGAGTTGTTGTCGTTTACTTAA